The Thalassotalea psychrophila genome window below encodes:
- a CDS encoding aminomethyltransferase family protein: protein MTNPVKKSVLCDLVSRHSNFDFNEHIANTAPEDYDIWNDFCLPMHYSDAALEYKTLRSSCAMFDASPMKKYRMRGTDSGHFLDRILTAPVSQLSVLKAAYGLICNEQGYLIDDGIVIKLGADDYLLLISELDLDDHFAKYNDFEDLAITDETALSAGIAIQGPMSGKVMQQVGFTGIEQLAPFELKYFDLNGHQILVGRLGFTGDLGYEIWFSPKAIETITNAIEKAEQTLDIKIPGYGLTALNICRIEAGMIVPGWDTAGTFEDLAGERTPYELTLGWNVKLKGNDDFVGKVSLSKEKVCGSRFKMKGIKIKKNCLLEDGHQLYGAVDGVKIEIGSLPSIVWHENAGYWIGFASIVTDCADIENIYVICNKTGNEVAGEICQIPFVDLPQRNQVPAK, encoded by the coding sequence ATGACAAATCCAGTTAAAAAAAGCGTGTTATGTGACCTTGTCAGTCGTCACAGCAATTTCGATTTCAATGAACACATCGCAAACACAGCGCCTGAAGATTACGATATTTGGAATGATTTTTGTTTACCCATGCATTATAGCGACGCCGCATTAGAGTATAAGACTTTGCGCTCAAGTTGTGCGATGTTCGACGCCTCACCGATGAAAAAGTATCGTATGAGAGGCACAGATTCTGGTCACTTTTTAGATAGAATTTTAACTGCTCCGGTAAGCCAACTCTCTGTTTTAAAAGCGGCTTATGGCCTTATTTGCAATGAACAAGGCTATTTAATTGATGACGGAATAGTAATAAAACTTGGCGCTGATGATTACCTGTTGCTTATTTCAGAGCTAGATCTTGATGACCATTTCGCAAAATATAACGACTTTGAAGATCTAGCGATTACCGATGAAACAGCACTATCAGCGGGTATAGCAATACAAGGGCCTATGTCTGGTAAAGTGATGCAACAAGTAGGTTTTACAGGTATCGAACAACTAGCCCCATTTGAGTTGAAATATTTCGACTTGAATGGTCATCAAATTCTTGTTGGCCGTCTTGGTTTTACCGGTGACTTAGGATATGAGATATGGTTCAGTCCGAAAGCCATTGAGACAATAACTAACGCTATCGAAAAAGCCGAACAAACTCTTGATATAAAGATTCCTGGCTATGGCTTAACAGCACTTAATATTTGTCGAATTGAGGCAGGTATGATTGTACCTGGTTGGGATACTGCCGGCACGTTTGAAGATTTGGCTGGTGAACGTACTCCATATGAATTAACGCTAGGTTGGAACGTAAAATTAAAGGGCAATGATGATTTTGTTGGTAAAGTTTCGTTAAGCAAAGAGAAAGTTTGCGGTAGCAGATTTAAAATGAAAGGCATTAAAATAAAGAAAAATTGCTTGCTCGAAGATGGCCATCAGCTTTATGGCGCTGTTGACGGAGTAAAGATAGAGATAGGCAGTCTGCCTTCAATTGTATGGCATGAAAATGCAGGATACTGGATAGGATTTGCCTCAATCGTCACCGATTGTGCAGATATAGAAAACATCTATGTTATTTGTAATAAAACCGGCAATGAAGTTGCAGGCGAAATATGTCAAATACCATTTGTTGATTTGCCACAACGCAATCAAGTACCAGCAAAATAG
- a CDS encoding sodium:solute symporter family protein has translation MDIYTTSILISIVVYLFVGNYAGRKVKHLEDYFVVGRNAPTLLIVGTLVASVLSTNAFLGETGFSYASQGGAYILWPAIWVAGYIYGALYFGRYLRRSKALTLAEFFGHRFNSKSVQAAAGVTIVLGLGGYLLAVTQGTAVILSQLTPLSYTQGLITSWLCYTLFTLYSGSRGVVITDTLMFLLFTIMSFVALYYIVDTHGGWLSSLTDLINLDSKPDLMTWHGIVGNDTEWQTPRDYFIWSLITGIAWSFVAAVSPWQSSRYLMAKSEHVVIRSACIAAIVIAVSNLALFAAATVVNLSKDDIFPHDQTMIWAAMNMMPSIMGALLLAGVMAAALSSATTFLSLVGFSVSNDIFPQKNKDDKSLLRFSRLVMLIVGIIALIISFFFPPNLFWLAYYVGTVFASSWGPVAFMSIWSDTITPRGAFWGIISGFAGNVILRFCDSFGWIDLPSYLNPILVGGLLSYFVIVIISRRDKVSEIERSRRLALHRTPQHECNKKQAKKTQLVAIAVIIFGLILTTLQLIYYVYPYQLATGTLNPENRLDWFTMEAILALCWAAIFVPWGVVTYRAIEQSYCPKPTLNQAVNQGGKSTQ, from the coding sequence ATGGATATATACACAACCAGCATACTGATCAGTATTGTCGTCTATCTATTCGTCGGCAATTATGCCGGCCGAAAAGTAAAACATTTAGAAGACTACTTTGTTGTTGGTCGTAATGCTCCTACCTTACTTATTGTTGGTACATTGGTTGCGAGTGTATTGAGCACCAATGCCTTTCTTGGAGAAACTGGATTTTCTTATGCTTCTCAAGGCGGTGCATATATTCTATGGCCGGCAATTTGGGTCGCGGGCTATATCTATGGCGCGTTATATTTTGGCCGATACCTTAGACGCAGTAAAGCATTAACCTTAGCTGAGTTTTTTGGCCATCGTTTTAACAGTAAATCGGTGCAAGCAGCTGCTGGAGTCACAATAGTGCTTGGTCTTGGTGGTTATTTATTAGCTGTAACCCAAGGAACTGCAGTTATTCTGTCGCAATTAACACCATTATCTTATACCCAAGGATTAATCACCTCTTGGCTCTGTTATACCCTATTTACTCTTTACTCTGGTTCTCGTGGTGTGGTTATAACTGACACCTTAATGTTCCTTCTTTTCACGATAATGAGTTTTGTTGCGCTTTATTACATTGTCGACACGCATGGTGGTTGGTTGTCATCATTAACCGATCTTATTAACTTAGACAGCAAACCTGATTTGATGACCTGGCACGGCATAGTTGGCAATGATACCGAATGGCAAACACCCAGGGATTATTTTATCTGGTCACTTATCACGGGAATAGCGTGGAGCTTTGTTGCTGCCGTAAGCCCGTGGCAGTCGAGTCGGTATTTAATGGCAAAATCTGAACATGTGGTTATACGTTCAGCTTGTATTGCTGCCATTGTTATTGCGGTAAGTAATCTGGCCCTTTTTGCAGCAGCTACCGTGGTAAACCTGAGCAAAGATGATATTTTCCCCCATGACCAAACAATGATTTGGGCGGCGATGAACATGATGCCATCAATAATGGGCGCACTGCTACTCGCAGGAGTGATGGCTGCGGCTCTATCTTCTGCCACTACGTTTCTCTCTTTAGTCGGCTTTAGTGTTAGTAATGATATATTTCCGCAAAAGAACAAAGATGATAAGTCATTGTTACGCTTCAGTCGTTTGGTCATGTTAATTGTCGGAATCATTGCTTTAATTATTAGTTTTTTCTTTCCCCCCAACCTTTTCTGGTTAGCTTATTACGTCGGAACCGTCTTTGCTTCATCTTGGGGACCGGTAGCCTTTATGAGTATTTGGAGCGATACAATTACCCCTCGCGGTGCATTTTGGGGCATCATCAGTGGGTTTGCTGGTAATGTCATTCTTCGTTTTTGTGACTCGTTTGGTTGGATTGATTTACCATCATATTTAAACCCAATTCTTGTTGGTGGTTTACTCAGCTATTTCGTTATTGTCATAATTTCACGTCGCGATAAAGTCAGTGAAATAGAGCGCTCTCGTCGACTTGCACTGCACCGTACGCCACAACATGAATGCAATAAAAAGCAAGCTAAAAAAACCCAGTTGGTGGCAATAGCGGTTATAATTTTTGGGCTTATTCTGACAACATTGCAACTCATTTATTATGTTTATCCATACCAACTAGCCACTGGAACATTGAATCCAGAAAATCGACTAGATTGGTTTACCATGGAGGCTATTTTAGCTCTGTGTTGGGCCGCAATTTTTGTGCCTTGGGGAGTAGTCACCTACAGAGCTATCGAACAATCTTATTGCCCAAAACCAACGTTAAATCAAGCAGTAAATCAGGGCGGTAAGTCAACGCAGTAA